The nucleotide sequence CGGTGGCCCGCTACCGGGCCGCCGTGTTCGTCCTCTCCTCGATGTACGCGGGTCTGGCCGGTGTGCTGCTGGCCCTGATCTTCCAGCGGACCGTACCGGACTACTTCGGTATGACGCTGGCCCTGGAGTACCTGGCGATGATCGTCATCGGCGGCCTCGGCTCGGTCGCCGGAGCGGTCGTCGGCGCCGCTTTCGTCTCGCTGCTGCCCCAGGTGCTCACCCACTACAGCGACGGCCTTCCGCTGGTCTCCGAGCCAGGCGCGGGCGGCGTAGCCCCCGGTGAGGCCGCCCGCTATCTGTACGGCGCCGCGATCGTCGCGGTGGTCCTGTTCCTGCCCGGCGGCCTCACCCGCCCGACCCTGTCCTCACGGGAGAAGAAATGAAGCCACGTCCCATCACCACGCTCAGAGGCGGCGCCGCGCTGCTGGCCGTCCTGGCGCTGACGCTCACGGCGTGCAGCGGCAAGGCGACCGACAGCGACAAGGAGGGGGCAGACGCCGGGGGAGTGAAGACCGGGCAGGGCGTCACCGACAAGACCATCACGCTCGGTGTCCTCACCGACCTGACGGGTGTCTACGCCTCGCTCGGCAAGAGCGTCACACAGGCCCAGCAGCTCTGGGCGAAGCAGGTCAACGCGGCGGGTGGCATCTGCGGCCGGGACATCAAGCTGACCGTGCGCGACCACGGCTACGACCCGCAGAAGGCCGTCACGGCCTACAACGAGCTGGCGCCGAACGTGCTGGGCTTCGCCCAGTTCATCGGCTCGCCGTTCGTCGCGGCGGTCAAGCAGCGCATCGACGGCCAGGACAAGGGGCTCGTCCTGCCGCAGGCCTGGTCGGCGAGTCTGCTGGGCAGCGAGTACGTACGGGTGATCGGCGCGACGTACGACATCGAGACCATCAACGCCCTCGACTACCTGGTCAGCGAGAAGCGCATCGCCAAGGGCGACAAGGTCGGGCATGTCTACTTCGAGGGCGACTACGGCGAGAACGCGCTCGCCGGGTCGAAGTACGAGGCCGAGCAGGCCGGGCTCACCATCGTCGAGCAGAAGATCAAACCGACGGACAACGACATGTCGGCCCAGGTCGCGACCTTGAAGAGGGCCGGCGTCAAGGCCATCGTGATCAGCGCGGGCCCGGCGCAGACCGCTTCGCTGGTGGGCGTCGCGGCGGCGAGCGGCTTCGACGTCCCCGTCGTCGGCAACAACTCGACGTTCGCGCCGCAGCTGCTCGCCACCCAGGCGGGCCCCGCGCTGATGAAGGACTACTACATGGCGGCCTCGACGCTGCCGATCGGCTCGGACGAGCCCGCGCCCGCCAAGCTCGCCAAGGAGTACAAGGCGGCCTATCCGAAGGCGGAGCTGGACAACGGGGTGGTGGCCGGTTACGTCGCCGGGACGCTCTACGGCGATGTGCTGAAGAAGGCGTGCGACGCCAAGGACCTGACCCGGGCGGGGGTCGGCAAGGCGTTGCTGTCCACGTCCTCGTACCAGGGCTTCGGTATCACGCACGACTTCTCGGACCCGGCGGCCCCGTCCACCCGGCAGTCCGTGATCATGAAGCCGGACGACAAGGTGCCGGGCGGGCTGCGGGTGGTACGGCCCGCGGGGACAGCCAAGAACGCCGAGGCGTTCCAGGTCACGGCCGGCGGCTGAGACGAACGAAGAGGGCCCGGGTGCGATCCGCACCCGGGCCCCTCTTTCACGTTTCGTACTCCTACTGCTCCGCGCGCGCCTCACGGCGGTTGTCACGGAACGTGTTCACGCGCCGTGCCGTGGCGAACAGCGGGATCACCGCGCCCGTCACCACCTGGAGCGCACAGCCGGTCTGCAGCAGCAGCTGCCCGCCGGGCGCGTCGAACGCCCAGGCCGCCAGCAGTGCCATCGCCGAGACGATCCAGCTGAGCATCGCCACCGCGAGAATGCCGCGCGGCTTCGGGTACTCGACCCGGCTCACCATCAGCCACGCCACGCCGATGATGGCGAGCAGCGTGGGCACGAAGGGGAGCTCCAGCAGCACGATCGAGACGACCGTCAGCGCGCCGAAGGGGCTCGGCATGCCCTGGAACATGCCGTCCTTCAGCGTCACACAGGAGAATCTGGCCAGCCTCAGCACGACGGCCAGCAGCACCACGATCGCCGCCAGCGCCGACACCCGCTGGTGCGCGTCGTCGGCGACCATGCCGTAGACGAGGACGAAGTACGCCGGCGCGAGACCGAAGCTGATCAGATCGGAGAGATTGTCCAGCTCGGCGCCCATCGGCGAGCTGCGCAGCCGGCGCGCCACGAGCCCGTCGAACAGGTCGAAGATCGCCGCGCACAGCATCAGGATCACGGCGGTGGCCGCGGAGTGCCGCGCCATGCCGCTCTCGTCACTGCCCGTGAGATGCGGGATGAGGATGCCGGTGGTGGTGAAGTACACCGCCATGAAGCCACAGGTGGCGTTGCCGAGTGTGAGGGTGTCCGCTATCGACAGCCGCAAGGACAGCGGAATGTCTTCCGCCTCGTCCTCCTCCTGCGCCTCGGCGACCCAGCCGGTCTGAGTCTCGGGATCAATGACGGTCAATTCGAGTCACCCCTGCGGTCGTGGCCTGACCGACCTCGACAGCGACATCCACACCTTCGGGAAGGTAGATGTCGACGCGCGAGCCGAACCGGATCAGGCCGATACGCTCGCCCTGCTCCACCTTGGTGCCCTGCGGCAGATAAGGAACGATGCGACGGGCCACGGCGCCGGCGATCTGCACCATCTCGATGTCACCGAGCTCGGTGTCGAAGTGCCAGACGACGCGTTCGTTGTTCTCGCTCTCTTTGTTGAAAGCCGGAACGAACCCGCCGGGAATGTGCTCGACGGAGGTCACCGTGCCCGCGAGGGGAGCGCGGTTGACGTGAACATTCAGCGGGCTCATGAAGATGGCGACGCGGGTGCGTCCGTCCTTCCACGGCATGATGCTCTGCACCACACCGTCGGCGGGGGAGATGACGCGGCCCTGCGTGATCTCACGCTCCGGGTCGCGGAAGAACCACAGCATGCCCGCCGCGAGTACGGTGACGGGCACGGCGAATGCGGCGGCGCCCTTGGAGCGGCGGGCACGGGCCAGGCCGATCGCTGCGGTCGCGACGGTCGGGAGGAGCCACGGCGATGCTCCGCGCGCGAGGCGGACCCGGCCGCGTGGTGCAGAGGTTTGGCTGTGGGGCATGGATGACCTTCGTAGCGGATGATGCCGCGCTGGCAACGGGGGACGGCGGCTTTCCACCGATGGTATCGGTTGCGAGCCACAACTGAGCAAGCCAGCACCCGAGTCGAGCGGCTTGAAGCCAGTGTCAGATGGCGACAGGGTGTGATCTTATCCGTCGCGAAACAACCTCAAAAGCGACAATCAGCCCTGGAATCGGTACTCCTCCAACAGTCGGCGCCCAATGATCATTTTCTGGATCTCGGCGGTACCTTCGCCGATCAGCAGCATCGGCGCCTCCCGGTAGAGTCGCTCGATCTCGTACTCCTTCGAGAAGCCGTAACCGCCGTGGATCCGGAAGGCGTCCTCGACGACTTCCTTGCAGTACTCGGAGGCGAGGTACTTCGCCATCCCTGCCTCCAGGTCGTTTCGTTCACCGGAGTCCTTTTTGCGTGCCGCGTTGACCATCATCGCATGCGCCGCCTCGACCTTGGTAGCCATCTCGGCGAGCTTGAACTGGATGGCCTGGTGCTCGGCGATGGCCTTGCCGAAAGTGTGCCGCTGCTGGGCATATGAGACGCCCAGTTCAAAGGCGCGTTGTGCGACGCCGCAGCCACGCGCCGCGACATTGACACGGCCGACTTCGACACCGTCCATCATTTGGTAAAACCCTCGGCCGGTCGTGCCGCCGAGTACCCGATTGGCCGGAATGCGAAGTCCGTCCATGATGAGCTCGGTCGTGTCGACGCCCTTGTACCCCATCTTGTCGATCTTCCCCGGGATGGTGAGCCCGGGACGCACCTCGCCGAAACCGGGCTCCTTCTCCACCAGGAACGTCGTCATCGACTTGTGCCGCGCGGTGCCTTCGGGATGTCCTTCGTCACTCCGGCACAGCACGGCGACGAGTGTGGACGTCCCACCGTTCGTCAACCACATCTTTTGGCCCGTGAGTACGAAGTCGTCGCCGTCCCTGACGCCCTTGGACGTGATGGCCGACACGTCCGAGCCGAGCCCCGGTTCCGACATGGAGAAGGCGCCGCGCACCTCGCCCGCCGCCATCCGGGGCAGGAAGGTGTCCTTCTGCTCCTCGGTGCCGTGCTGCTTGAGCATGTAGGCCACGATGAAATGGGTGTTGATGATGCCCGAGACGGACATCCAGCCGCGGGCGATCTCCTCCACGCACAGCGCGTAGGTGAGCAGGGACTCACCGAGTCCGCCGTACTCCTCCGGAATCATCAGCCCGAACAGGCCCAGTTCCTTGAGTCCTTCGACGATCTGCTGCGGGTACTCGTCGCGGTGCTCGAGTTCGGTGGCGACCGGGATGATCTCTTTGTCGACGAAGTCCCTTACCGTCGACAGGATCTCGCGCTGTACGTCGGTCAGGTCCGCTGTCTGTGCGAGTCGGCTCATCTCACTTCTCCCGTGACTTCTGCGGCGGATCCAGCGGTTCGGGGCGGCCCGGCTGTTCGCCGCCGCGCTCCTCGACATAGGCCCGGGTGGGGACCATCACCTTGCGGCGGAAGACACACACCACCGTGCCGTCCTGGTTGTAGCCCCGGGTCTCGACCTGGACGATGCCCCGGTCCGCCTTGGACCGCGACGGGGTCTTCGCGAGGACCGTCGACTCGCCGTAGAGCGTGTCGCCGTGGAAGGTCGGTGCGATGTGCTTCAGCGACTCGACCTCCAGATTGGCGATGGCCTTGCCCGAGACGTCGGGCACCGACATGCCGAGCAGCAGCGAGTAGACGTAGTTGCCCACGACCACGTTCTTGCCGAAGTCCGTCGTGCTGCCCGCGTAGTTGGCGTCCATGTGCAGCGGGTGGTGGTTCATGGTCAGCAGACAGAACAGATGGTCGTCGTACTCCGTGACCGTCTTGCCCGGCCAGTGTTTGTAGACCGCGCCGACCTCGAACTCCTCAAATGTGCGCCCGAACTGCATCGTTCACACCTCCGGGGCTTCGAAGGAGGTGGTGCGCCGCATGCCGGCGGCGCGGCCCTTGCCGGAGATCACCAGCGCCATCTTGCGGCTGGCCTCGTCGATCATCTCGTCGCCGAGCATCGCCGAGCCCTTCTTGCCGCCCGCCTCCGACGTGGAGTACTCGTACGCGTCGAGGATCAGCTCGGCGTGGTCGTAGTCGTCCTGCGAGGGGGAGAAGATCTCGTTGGCCGCTTCGATCTGCCCGGGGTGCAGCACCCACTTGCCGTCGAAGCCGAGAGCGGCGGCGCGCCCCGCCACCTCGCGGAACGCGTCCACGTCCCGGATCTGCAGGAACGGGCCGTCGATCGCCTGGAGGTCATGGGTGCGGGCCGCCATCAGGATGCGCATCAGGATGTAGTGGTACGCGTCGGCGCCGTAACCGGGCGGCTGCTGGCCCACCACCAGGGTCTTCATGTTGATGGACGCCATGAAGTCGGCGGGGCCGAAGACGATGGTCTCAAGACGCGGCGAGGCGGCGGCGATCTCGTCGACGTTCACCAGCCCCTTGGCGTTCTCGATCTGCGCCTCGATGCCGATCCTGCCGACCTCGAAGCCCATCGTCTTCTCGATCTGCGTCAGCAGCAGGTCCAGCGCGACGACCTGCTGCGCGTCCTGCACCTTCGGCAGCATCAGGCAGTCGAGGTTCTGCCCCGCGCCCTCGACCACCGTGACGACGTCACGGTAAGTCCACTGCGTCGTCCAGTCGTTGACCCGTACGACCCGTGTCTTGCCCGTCCAGTCGCCCTTGTTGAGCGCGTCCACGATGGTGTGCCGGGCGCCCTCCTTGGCGAGCGGCGCGCAGGCGTCCTCCAGGTCGAGGAAGACCTGGTCGGCCGGGAGCCCCTGGGCCTTCTCCAGGAAGCGCGGGTTCGATCCCGGCACCGCGAGGCAGGAGCGGCGGGGCCTGAGACGGTTCACGGACGTCATGCGGGGACCTCCAGAGGAGCGAGTGCGTTGGCGGAGCGGATCTCGTCGACGATACGGCCGATGATCTCCGTGATACCGAAGTCCTTCGGGGTGAAGACGGCGGCCACACCGGCGCCGAGCAGTGTGCGCGCGTCGCCGGCGGGGATGATCCCGCCGACGATGACCGGTACGTCACCGGCGCCCGCCTCGCGCAGCCGCGCCAGTACGTCGGGCACCAGCGCCGCGTGCGACCCGGACAGGATCGAGAGCCCCACGCAGTGCACGTCCTCGGCGAGCGCCGCGTCGACGATCTGCTCGGGCGTCAGCCTGATGCCCTGGTAGACGACCTCGAACCCGGCGTCCCGCGCGCGCACCGCGATCTGCTCGGCGCCGTTGGAGTGCCCGTCGAGCCCCGGCTTGCCCACGAGCAGCCGCAGTCGGCCGACCCCC is from Streptomyces sp. NBC_00370 and encodes:
- a CDS encoding acyl-CoA dehydrogenase family protein, yielding MSRLAQTADLTDVQREILSTVRDFVDKEIIPVATELEHRDEYPQQIVEGLKELGLFGLMIPEEYGGLGESLLTYALCVEEIARGWMSVSGIINTHFIVAYMLKQHGTEEQKDTFLPRMAAGEVRGAFSMSEPGLGSDVSAITSKGVRDGDDFVLTGQKMWLTNGGTSTLVAVLCRSDEGHPEGTARHKSMTTFLVEKEPGFGEVRPGLTIPGKIDKMGYKGVDTTELIMDGLRIPANRVLGGTTGRGFYQMMDGVEVGRVNVAARGCGVAQRAFELGVSYAQQRHTFGKAIAEHQAIQFKLAEMATKVEAAHAMMVNAARKKDSGERNDLEAGMAKYLASEYCKEVVEDAFRIHGGYGFSKEYEIERLYREAPMLLIGEGTAEIQKMIIGRRLLEEYRFQG
- the pssA gene encoding CDP-diacylglycerol--serine O-phosphatidyltransferase, with protein sequence MTVIDPETQTGWVAEAQEEDEAEDIPLSLRLSIADTLTLGNATCGFMAVYFTTTGILIPHLTGSDESGMARHSAATAVILMLCAAIFDLFDGLVARRLRSSPMGAELDNLSDLISFGLAPAYFVLVYGMVADDAHQRVSALAAIVVLLAVVLRLARFSCVTLKDGMFQGMPSPFGALTVVSIVLLELPFVPTLLAIIGVAWLMVSRVEYPKPRGILAVAMLSWIVSAMALLAAWAFDAPGGQLLLQTGCALQVVTGAVIPLFATARRVNTFRDNRREARAEQ
- a CDS encoding HpcH/HpaI aldolase/citrate lyase family protein, yielding MTSVNRLRPRRSCLAVPGSNPRFLEKAQGLPADQVFLDLEDACAPLAKEGARHTIVDALNKGDWTGKTRVVRVNDWTTQWTYRDVVTVVEGAGQNLDCLMLPKVQDAQQVVALDLLLTQIEKTMGFEVGRIGIEAQIENAKGLVNVDEIAAASPRLETIVFGPADFMASINMKTLVVGQQPPGYGADAYHYILMRILMAARTHDLQAIDGPFLQIRDVDAFREVAGRAAALGFDGKWVLHPGQIEAANEIFSPSQDDYDHAELILDAYEYSTSEAGGKKGSAMLGDEMIDEASRKMALVISGKGRAAGMRRTTSFEAPEV
- a CDS encoding ABC transporter substrate-binding protein; translated protein: MKPRPITTLRGGAALLAVLALTLTACSGKATDSDKEGADAGGVKTGQGVTDKTITLGVLTDLTGVYASLGKSVTQAQQLWAKQVNAAGGICGRDIKLTVRDHGYDPQKAVTAYNELAPNVLGFAQFIGSPFVAAVKQRIDGQDKGLVLPQAWSASLLGSEYVRVIGATYDIETINALDYLVSEKRIAKGDKVGHVYFEGDYGENALAGSKYEAEQAGLTIVEQKIKPTDNDMSAQVATLKRAGVKAIVISAGPAQTASLVGVAAASGFDVPVVGNNSTFAPQLLATQAGPALMKDYYMAASTLPIGSDEPAPAKLAKEYKAAYPKAELDNGVVAGYVAGTLYGDVLKKACDAKDLTRAGVGKALLSTSSYQGFGITHDFSDPAAPSTRQSVIMKPDDKVPGGLRVVRPAGTAKNAEAFQVTAGG
- a CDS encoding MaoC family dehydratase translates to MQFGRTFEEFEVGAVYKHWPGKTVTEYDDHLFCLLTMNHHPLHMDANYAGSTTDFGKNVVVGNYVYSLLLGMSVPDVSGKAIANLEVESLKHIAPTFHGDTLYGESTVLAKTPSRSKADRGIVQVETRGYNQDGTVVCVFRRKVMVPTRAYVEERGGEQPGRPEPLDPPQKSREK
- a CDS encoding phosphatidylserine decarboxylase encodes the protein MPHSQTSAPRGRVRLARGASPWLLPTVATAAIGLARARRSKGAAAFAVPVTVLAAGMLWFFRDPEREITQGRVISPADGVVQSIMPWKDGRTRVAIFMSPLNVHVNRAPLAGTVTSVEHIPGGFVPAFNKESENNERVVWHFDTELGDIEMVQIAGAVARRIVPYLPQGTKVEQGERIGLIRFGSRVDIYLPEGVDVAVEVGQATTAGVTRIDRH